One segment of Candidatus Buchananbacteria bacterium CG10_big_fil_rev_8_21_14_0_10_42_9 DNA contains the following:
- a CDS encoding DNA (cytosine-5-)-methyltransferase, which translates to MKAIKNITRALRKNQTPWESRLWRVLRNRQVNNLKFRRQCNIGPYIVDFCCYEKKLIVELDGSQHLGSENRGRDQERDSFLRDKGFQVIRFHNNEINENLEGVVETIINF; encoded by the coding sequence ATGAAAGCAATTAAGAATATAACTAGGGCGCTTCGTAAAAACCAAACGCCATGGGAATCAAGACTGTGGAGAGTTTTACGTAATAGACAAGTTAATAATCTAAAATTTAGAAGACAGTGTAATATAGGACCTTATATAGTTGACTTCTGTTGTTACGAGAAAAAACTAATAGTCGAACTTGATGGCAGCCAGCACCTAGGATCAGAAAACAGGGGACGAGATCAGGAAAGAGATAGTTTTTTGAGAGATAAAGGATTTCAAGTCATACGTTTTCATAACAATGAAATAAATGAAAATCTAGAGGGTGTAGTTGAGACTATTATTAATTTTTAG